From Pantanalinema sp., one genomic window encodes:
- a CDS encoding universal stress protein, translated as TDDSSHSQLALERAAQFAAGNAAEVTVLTVSYLVNLASFGGLGYAPEATYEVPSTEDAKAILAKAAAFMKEKGVEPRTVHRIGAPSDMILDEAEKLKADLIIVGSHGRTGLQRFLLGSVSSAIVSHAACSVLVVKAPSYQGERTEGAQAATADRA; from the coding sequence ACGGACGACTCGTCCCACTCCCAGCTCGCCCTGGAGCGCGCCGCGCAGTTCGCCGCCGGCAACGCCGCCGAGGTGACCGTCCTGACCGTCTCGTACCTGGTCAACCTCGCCTCCTTCGGCGGGCTCGGCTACGCCCCCGAGGCGACCTACGAGGTCCCCAGCACGGAGGACGCCAAGGCTATCCTCGCGAAGGCCGCCGCCTTCATGAAGGAGAAGGGCGTCGAGCCCCGCACGGTTCACCGGATCGGCGCCCCTTCCGACATGATCCTCGATGAGGCCGAGAAGCTCAAGGCCGACCTGATCATCGTGGGCTCGCACGGCCGGACGGGACTCCAGCGCTTCCTGCTCGGGAGCGTCTCGAGCGCGATCGTCAGCCATGCCGCCTGCTCGGTGCTGGTCGTCAAGGCCCCCTCGTACCAGGGTGAGCGCACGGAAGGCGCGCAGGCCGCCACGGCCGACCGAGCCTAA
- a CDS encoding DUF5069 domain-containing protein: MALDLNTQVPRSPFETLEGYAWLPRLIDKARAFYAGTHGDYTPYPCPGDRQFLSYFGLDAGSLGDLIKSGASDEAIADRVKRTAKRTAAETKAFGDAFLVPSPNPLLRFALGLFIKRSIARVKKARPGTDASGIDTMAKVLCLEEGHPIPRA; this comes from the coding sequence ATGGCCCTCGACTTGAACACCCAGGTCCCCCGCAGCCCCTTCGAAACCCTCGAGGGCTACGCCTGGCTCCCGCGCCTGATCGACAAGGCCCGCGCCTTCTACGCGGGCACCCATGGGGACTACACGCCCTATCCCTGCCCGGGCGATCGCCAGTTCCTCTCTTACTTCGGCCTCGATGCCGGATCACTCGGCGACCTCATCAAGAGCGGCGCGAGCGACGAGGCGATCGCCGACCGGGTGAAGCGCACCGCCAAGCGCACCGCCGCCGAGACCAAGGCCTTTGGCGACGCGTTCCTCGTCCCCTCGCCCAACCCCCTGCTGCGCTTCGCGCTCGGCCTGTTCATCAAGCGGAGCATCGCCAGGGTCAAGAAGGCCCGGCCGGGCACCGACGCAAGCGGCATCGACACCATGGCCAAGGTCCTGTGCCTCGAAGAGGGCCACCCCATTCCACGCGCCTAG
- a CDS encoding DNA starvation/stationary phase protection protein, which produces MAQINSPIKEQAVQGVAVEIQSALVEMIDLSLLGKQAHWNLFGPHFLSLHQQLDTLVDSFRSISDELAERCVTIGVSPDGLAKTVASHSKLAPFPPGRIPDDQVVELMCDRLGTVIQRQRERLEKLEHADPVTHDLFIKSLETLEKHHWMLRSQKA; this is translated from the coding sequence GTGGCGCAGATCAATTCCCCCATCAAGGAGCAAGCCGTTCAGGGCGTGGCCGTCGAGATCCAGAGCGCGCTGGTCGAGATGATCGACCTGTCGCTTCTGGGCAAGCAGGCCCACTGGAACCTGTTCGGTCCCCACTTCCTCTCGCTGCACCAGCAGCTCGACACGCTCGTCGACTCGTTCCGCTCGATCTCGGACGAGCTGGCCGAGCGCTGCGTGACGATCGGAGTCAGCCCCGACGGGCTCGCCAAGACGGTCGCGAGCCACAGCAAGCTGGCTCCCTTTCCGCCGGGACGGATCCCCGACGACCAGGTGGTCGAGCTGATGTGCGACCGGCTGGGGACGGTGATCCAGCGGCAGCGCGAGCGACTCGAGAAGCTCGAGCACGCGGATCCCGTCACCCACGACCTCTTCATCAAGAGCCTCGAGACCCTCGAGAAGCACCACTGGATGCTGCGCTCCCAGAAGGCTTGA
- a CDS encoding metal ABC transporter substrate-binding protein, which translates to MRKWISGLLLGGLVTLFPLSAEAKVKVVATLPTLAAIAREVGGDAVEVTSLAGPNQDAHFVDARPNLALALNKADVLMVNGLELEAGWLPVLLTGSRNSRIQPGAAGYLDASSLVPLKQIPQQKIDRGMGDIHPGGNPHYLTDPRNGGRVAVGIAAKLASLDPANAAGFKRRANALKADAEAIASSQSKRFADLQVVERHVVTYHNSWIYFLDWLNLIAIGTIEPKPGISPDPGHVAWLLGHMRKVHADVIMQEAYYPTRIGSLLASKAQATLVVLPGGADFAGGQSYLDYVKELTDKTYAGVVKDTGR; encoded by the coding sequence ATGCGCAAATGGATTTCCGGCCTCCTGCTCGGCGGCCTCGTCACCCTGTTCCCGCTCTCGGCCGAGGCCAAGGTCAAGGTGGTCGCGACCCTGCCCACCCTGGCTGCGATCGCCCGCGAGGTCGGCGGCGACGCCGTCGAGGTGACCTCGCTGGCGGGCCCCAACCAGGACGCCCACTTCGTCGACGCGCGCCCCAACCTGGCCCTTGCGCTCAACAAGGCCGACGTGCTGATGGTCAACGGCCTCGAGCTCGAGGCCGGCTGGTTGCCCGTGCTGCTCACGGGCTCGCGCAACAGCCGGATCCAGCCCGGCGCCGCCGGCTACCTCGACGCCTCGAGCCTGGTGCCCCTCAAGCAGATTCCCCAGCAGAAGATCGACCGCGGCATGGGCGACATCCACCCCGGCGGCAACCCCCACTACCTGACGGACCCGCGCAACGGCGGTCGCGTGGCCGTGGGGATCGCCGCCAAGCTCGCGAGCCTCGATCCCGCGAACGCGGCGGGCTTCAAGCGCCGAGCGAACGCCCTCAAGGCGGACGCCGAGGCCATCGCGAGCAGCCAGAGCAAGCGATTCGCCGACCTGCAGGTCGTCGAGCGGCACGTGGTGACCTACCACAACTCGTGGATCTACTTCCTCGACTGGCTGAACCTGATCGCCATCGGCACCATCGAGCCCAAGCCCGGCATCTCGCCCGATCCCGGGCATGTCGCCTGGCTGCTCGGCCACATGCGCAAGGTCCACGCCGACGTGATCATGCAAGAGGCGTACTACCCGACCCGCATCGGCAGCCTGCTCGCGAGCAAGGCCCAGGCGACGCTCGTCGTTCTGCCCGGCGGCGCCGACTTCGCCGGGGGCCAGTCCTACCTCGACTACGTCAAGGAGCTTACCGACAAGACCTACGCCGGCGTCGTGAAGGACACCGGCCGATGA